Proteins encoded in a region of the bacterium genome:
- a CDS encoding hybrid sensor histidine kinase/response regulator has protein sequence MNPMPDAASLKILIVDDRPSNIASLRQVLERDDMSILAAGSGEEALALMLDHDFALVLLDVQMPGMDGFEVAELMRRHPRTRDLPVIFVTAINKERRHISSGYDVGAIDYLFKPVDPHVIRAKVAAFLNLKRAQLAQAELVAELNAANARLQEISDLKSDYLSAASHEFRTPLTVIREFCSLVHDGVVGEVSDEQRKCLASALRNCDRLAGLVNDLLDLDSIESGAMRLSRERVDIAALIRSCVEDFSGRCRGAGQEIAVATGDGAPVPPVLAAPDMVTQVLVNLVGNAHKFTPEGGKIAVSARAAVDMVEVTVADDGPGIAPEDRARAFEKFAQLNRRDGPGAKGTGLGLPISRKIVELHGGSLELLEDDAPGCRFRFSLPVYSHPAHLAAFVGDATHSPTGMIVPWTLVLLEPDPRAPWDPAALESDLVALVRSSDDRVGVVHLGERPVNAFVLKTDAAGAASLAARLEAALGKSYPEATPRLAIIDVTRPGDRSVLDHPELIELQPVEWKGAVHV, from the coding sequence GTGAATCCGATGCCGGACGCCGCCAGCCTGAAGATCCTCATCGTCGACGACCGGCCGAGCAACATCGCCTCGCTGCGCCAGGTCCTCGAGCGGGACGACATGAGCATCCTCGCGGCCGGCTCGGGCGAGGAGGCCCTCGCGCTGATGCTCGACCACGACTTCGCCCTCGTGCTGCTCGACGTGCAGATGCCGGGCATGGACGGCTTCGAGGTGGCCGAGCTGATGCGCCGGCATCCGCGGACCCGGGACCTGCCGGTGATCTTCGTGACGGCGATCAACAAGGAGCGGCGGCACATCTCGTCGGGCTACGACGTGGGGGCCATCGACTATCTCTTCAAGCCCGTCGATCCGCACGTGATCCGGGCCAAGGTGGCGGCCTTCCTCAACCTGAAGCGCGCCCAGCTCGCCCAGGCGGAGCTCGTCGCCGAACTGAACGCGGCCAACGCGCGGCTGCAGGAGATCAGCGACCTCAAGTCGGACTACCTCTCGGCCGCCTCCCACGAATTCCGCACCCCGCTGACGGTGATCCGCGAGTTCTGCTCGCTGGTGCACGACGGTGTCGTGGGCGAGGTGAGCGACGAGCAGCGCAAGTGCCTGGCGTCGGCCCTGCGGAACTGCGACCGCCTGGCCGGACTCGTCAACGACCTGCTCGACCTGGACAGCATCGAGTCGGGCGCCATGCGCCTGTCCCGGGAGCGGGTCGACATCGCGGCGCTGATCCGTTCGTGCGTGGAGGACTTCAGCGGCCGCTGCCGCGGCGCCGGGCAGGAGATCGCGGTCGCGACGGGTGACGGCGCGCCGGTGCCGCCGGTGCTCGCGGCGCCCGACATGGTCACCCAGGTGCTCGTGAACCTGGTGGGCAACGCGCACAAGTTCACCCCCGAAGGGGGGAAGATCGCCGTCAGCGCCCGCGCTGCCGTGGACATGGTCGAGGTCACGGTGGCGGATGACGGTCCGGGCATCGCGCCCGAGGACCGGGCCCGGGCGTTCGAGAAGTTCGCGCAGCTCAACCGTCGCGATGGTCCGGGCGCCAAGGGGACAGGGCTCGGCCTGCCCATCTCCCGCAAGATCGTCGAACTGCACGGGGGGAGCCTCGAACTGCTCGAGGACGACGCGCCGGGCTGCCGGTTCCGCTTCTCCCTGCCCGTCTACTCCCATCCGGCCCACCTGGCGGCCTTCGTGGGCGACGCGACCCACAGCCCGACCGGCATGATCGTGCCGTGGACCCTGGTGCTGCTGGAACCGGACCCTCGGGCGCCCTGGGACCCGGCCGCCCTCGAATCCGACCTGGTCGCGCTCGTGCGCAGCAGCGACGACCGCGTGGGGGTCGTGCATCTGGGCGAACGACCGGTGAACGCGTTCGTCCTGAAGACCGACGCCGCCGGCGCCGCGTCCCTGGCCG